In a single window of the Nicotiana tomentosiformis chromosome 8, ASM39032v3, whole genome shotgun sequence genome:
- the LOC138896780 gene encoding protein SUPPRESSOR OF GENE SILENCING 3-like: MTEKRDMDNFNRHSRGKSRLKFEIRSYQETVGNPAMQMSEDNQQLIWYKNKAAKHQKWAKASEESLKLVSEKLRQTIEENKIVRLRTKMHHEGNKEEMEYLEKFFNDQLKMIYDARTAEEDKFEKIQQEQREMIYQSNATTSSSEDH; the protein is encoded by the coding sequence ATGACAGAGAAAAGAGACATGGACAACTTTAATCGGCATTCACGTGGGAAATCAAGGCTGAAGTTCGAGATTCGGTCATATCAAGAAACTGTTGGGAATCCAGCGATGCAGATGTCGGAGGATAATCAACAGCTCATATGGTACAAGAACAAAGCTGCTAAGCACCAAAAGTGGGCTAAGGCTTCTGAAGAGTCTTTAAAACTGGTAAGTGAAAAGCTCCGTCAGACAATCGAAGAGAACAAGATTGTCAGACTGAGAACTAAGATGCACCATGAAGGGAACAAGGAAGAGATGGAGTATCTAGAGAAGTTTTTCAACGATCAGTTGAAAATGATTTACGATGCCAGGACTGCTGAGGAGGACAAGTTTGAAAAGATACAGCAGGAACAGCGTGAGATGATCTATCAATCTAATGCAACTACTTCCTCGTCTGAGGATCATTGA